Genomic DNA from Molothrus aeneus isolate 106 chromosome Z, BPBGC_Maene_1.0, whole genome shotgun sequence:
TGCTGCCCAGCACCACATCCCTACACTCCCTGGGGAATATGGGGCCCTCCATTAATGTCAGCAGTCTGTACACATTTCAGCAGTCACTGGTATATTTTAAAGATGATGTGTTCTAATGTGCAACAGCTGCCACACTGCCAAAACACTAATGTGAGGCTGTGTTTACAAATGTTACTCCCTGTTTAGTCAAGATTAAGTACCTTAAGAACTGCAAAAACAACAATTTTCTAGCCAGCCAATGCAGGAAGAATTTGGAAAATACAAAGGAAGGGACATTGAGAATTTTTAATATCCATTCAGCTCCCTCTAGTTCCAACGCccttgccatgagcagggacaccttccactagtccaggttgctcagaacaCCATCCTTTTTTTGGCTGTGAACACTTctgggaatggggcatccacagcttctctggggaacctgtgccagtgcctcaccaccttcacactAAAGACTCTTTCCTTAATATCTAATCTTACCCTGACCTCTTTCAGTCtaaagccattctcccttgtcctgtcactttatgctcttgtaaaaagtctccATCTTGTTAAGTTTCCTTCAGGTACTGAAGAACCACAATTAGGTCATCCTGAAACCtactccaggctgaacagtcccaattctctcagcctttcctcacaggagaagtcctccatccctctgatcatcttgtTCTCTTTTGCTCTGATCCTCCCCTGGACTCTCTCCATcagttccatgtccttcctgtgctgggaccccagagctggatgcagggttccaggtgggctctcagcagagcagagcagagcagaggggcagaatcccctccctggccctgctgcccacgctgctttggatgcagcccaggacacgtttggctttctgggctgtgagtgcccatggctgggtcatgtccagcctcccatccaccagcagccccaagtccttctcctcagggctgctctcaatttCAGCTCTTTTCCTTTGATTTATTGACAAGTCCAGAGAGGGTGCAATTTCTTACAATATTGTTTTAAGTCATATAGtttattattttcactttcCACAGCTTTACCATGAACATGTACCTGTTTGTGTATGACTTAATGCAATTCTGTGGACATTCTTGGATATTTACAAATATGATCATCAGGTTCATGACATTTGGAAAAGGTAAGGCTCCTCCTCTATTTTCCTTGGACATTTTAAGCGGTatgacagacacacagagataTCAAATTAGAGATAAAGTTAAGATTATGAACATGTGTATGTCCAATACCAGGGACTGTAATTCAACCAGAAAGGCACTCAATTAAAAAGGCTGAACAAATTACTTGTGCCTGTCTTCTACCCTTGTCACACTGGAAATGAAGCTCTTGTTTTGCTAATGAACTTTAATATTCAGTGGCATGCTAGTAACATTTGAATTAGGCATAAATCTTAATGACTAGGTCCAGTCATTATGGCAAATATTAAACTTACTGAAGCCACCAGGAGAGAATATCTTTGTGGTTATTACACATGACTCTCTATCTCCAAAAACATTACCatatatttctctttctgttgcCTGGGGTTAAGacacaaaaatagaaaactagtgactggaaatttaaaattacttatgATGGTGGACAGTTGTAGGCATATAAAATGAGTACTTTCTGGACTACTTGTTTTCAGCAGTGCAGATACAGGCAGGAACTCAACAATTTTTAGTGTTTAGAAATTCCTTATGCATTTCCTCAACATTTTCTCCTATTTAGAAATACCCTAAAGCAGTATCTCTAAACCAACACATCCCACACAATGTTTGCCCATGCTTTAAGTACAGGGAATTTAATTCTTTTCTCAGCTTCCTGCCTCTGTGTCAgagccacacacacagagtggaTTGCCTCCTCCACTCCCTGAAGCATTTCTTCTGCTACCCAGAAGTTTCGTACTGTGTGACATTTATTTCTTGTCATCTCCAGTGATGATAGTGTAAAAGCAAACCCAGTGGTTGCTCCAGACTTTAACTGTATAACCATCCTCTAATCTTCCTCTTAATTTTGCCTTTAGATTCACTGGCTGACACGTTTCACTCCATAGGACTTGTAATGCGCCTTTGCCAATTGTTATCTGTATTGGAGATCCTGCACATTCTCATTGGCATTGACAAAGGCCATCTCCTCCCCAGGTTTTTGCAGGTAAGTTGGTTTTCAAAGCTCTCCTTTCATGATCAACACACATCagccatggctgcccctggggacAAGCCCAGGCTGACCTACCCTGAATGTTGCTCCTGCACCCTTCCTTAGACAGCCTGGTTTCCTGGTAGTTTCCTATCTGCAGGAATTGCTTCCTCAGAACTGGGCTGATTGGGAAAGAACTCTCCTgtcaacttttttctttttgagtaaAAATGAATAGTGAGTACTCCATGCTTGGTCCCCAGCATGGACCCAGAAAATGTCCAGATGAGTGGCCACCAGCAGATGTGGGTCAGTGGCCAACTGCAGTAACCAAACTCCAGGGGCTTGGTCCTTCTAAGTTTCTCCCAGCATCCCTATTGTCCCCGCAAGTTATCTTCCCCTCCTTCCAGAGGGGATGCACTCTCCTCTTTTTCCCTGACTTCCAGTAAGTTCTCTGTTTAACCAAGCTGGTCTTTTCCCCTAGTAGTTTGTCATATGCTCAGCTGAAGGCAGAAAACCAGCCAAAACATCACATGATGCTATAGCAGAAAGCATGATGATAGTCTGACAATTTTCTTACCAcgctattttttatttttccttttgggtGCTAATATcaggttttgttatttttttcttaatgcaaaaggaaaatgattACTTGAATTTACCTTCAAACCTTTTCAATCCTTAGTATTTGAGTAATGGTGAAACTCCTATTTCTCTCAGCAGTCAGAAGGCAGAAGACCAAGGGTGGTTAGTTATGTTTTTCGTTTTCTGGATAGTCCATTTTTGTCAAATGACATGTTCATGGGTGAAGATGTTCCTCTTCTCAAGTCTTCATTAACTGTCTAAATAACTAATTAACTAATTGACTGATACAGATCTCTGTTCTTTACAATGCTCCCCAAGTATGGTAGCAAATCCATCAAAATGTAAAGAAGTGCCTTTCCTTGCCTAAATCCACAGGCTTTGATGCTAATCTAGGAGAGAAAGAAGACTCCTATCTAGTATGACCTGTAACAAATCTCACATGTCTTGGAAAGAAGAGCACCCTGCTCTTAGTCATTAAAGCAAGCCTTGCCCTGACAGAGTTTACACATTCCCCAGCCCTGACATAGTCTGTTTCTTTCCTATCCAGGCTTATACAAGGCAGAGATCAGGGAGGCCTGCACAAACACTATTCTTTGTTGCCACAAATGACATTAGTATTAAACGGATATTCTGAGCAAGAAAACAGTGACCTTTCTTGGGCAGTGTGGTTTGTGCAGTTGCTCTCTTGGAAAACAGGGAGAGGCGGCTCAGGGAACCATGTGGCACTGTGGCTCTCAGTGTTCGCCTCACACCAAATACAGTTTTGGATCCTTACTTGGTTCTTTCCCCATCTGCACTCTCACCATAAACAACTCTCTTCCCTTGATGTTAGCAGCAGCCTCATGCTGTCCAAACAAGATACGTGAGCTCATTGGTGGAGACTCTGCTGTCACGTGGGTTACCAGTTGTGCTGCGAGTGTAGGTTAAGCAGCTATGCGCCACCACTACTCCCACATGCCTCGTAACACTTTATTCACTGCCtcttaggaagaaaaaaggtatATTTTTCACAATGAACAAGGGAAGGACAGTTGGCTAAGAGATGTTTACCTTACTACAGCTTTCTAGACTCTTGCGCAGTCAGGGCACTGATAAAGGTGCACGAATTTGAGAGGGGCTGTCTGGTTCTGTGCTCCCATCACCTATTCCTACTCAGAGCTTAAAACATACCCCTGTATGCATCCATCATTAACAGGCATATGCATGCACATCAACAGTGAAGTTCACTTGGGGTGATCACTAGGATGAGAGAACAGGTAGGTCAGGCAATGTCAGGGAAGTGCATGGGTGGAGGCATAAATTAACATTGAATAAAGCAAGCTGGGAAAGGGCCTCGTGGTGGCAGGTTGTTTTGTAGGCATTATAGCAAACACAAGACGTAAATGAATCCTTGAGTGAAAGATTTCTGCCTATTGCATTTGTTGTAGTTTAGTAGCCTTTAAGAAAAACACTTTGAGATACATGATACAATTAGTGGAAAAACAAACTCAGAGGAGTCTTCGGGAAAAACTCATTGAGGGACAAAGTCTCAGGCCACCTGAAAAGAGCAAGGTAGGTCAAGGCCAACTCACCATGAGAGAAAGATGAGTCCTGTGTGATGGATGTGCTGGGGTAAGGTGAGGCAGGGGATGGTCACAAAGCTGGTGGAAAGAGATGTCTCTCAGGGCATTTACACCTTAAATAATTGGAGGAGGGCAGGAGAACATGTCATATGTCATTGCCACCACCATAACAGAAGGTAATGAAATGTGTTAGTCTGGCTAGAGAGTAAAGGCTGAAAGGACTTGTACCATAGCGAGGAGAGAGGAAAGGTCTAAGAAAAGACTGGTGCTTTTGTGAAACAAAGAGCAGTTCTTCATTCTGTGCAAACAAATTGGATTTACCAAACCAAAAGCAACATACTATAGTTTtgtgataaaaaaaatatttttaactttaaatACTTAGTGGCCCTTTTCTCACTTtcttctgctggtttttttttgttaatatacGCTAAATTGAAGAACTATGTAAGCATTTCAGGTACTGAGTATGAAATTGCACAGTCATGTTATTAAAAAATGGAACTGAATGTGCTATTTTCTCTAGCCAAATTTGCTCTGTTTTGCTTACTTGATTAACAAACTCAGTCTGCCTTGCAGAAACTTCTATCACCCTACAGAACCTGCTGTATCCTGTGAGAGATCAGTgtcagaaaaggaaggaaattccAATTTGATTTTAAAGGAGGAATGAAAAGTGAAAACACTACACTTATGCTTTGTGATATGTCAGCTCATACTTCCTTTTTATGAATGTGAAAACATAGGACTTGTagttttgtgctttatttttttatttaaagcacGAGAATAGTCACAGAGAATATCACATCTTCATTCATGCAAGGACAGATGATCCATACAGGAAATGAtccacagctgagcagcagcacatgcaTTTTATCTacgtgtgtatatgtgtgtgtatttataaaTGTACATGACTccatgtatgtatgtatgcataCAGatatgtgtgtacatatatCAACACAATATCAAAACATACTACTCTTCTCCAAGAAGCACCCTGCCTCTTGCAGAAAATATCCTCAGCCTTTGACTAACCtctgcatttgtctttgatctGTGTGGGTTACCTAATGCCAGGAGTGCTatgaaaggaaagagaataaagGCAAGCAGACAGGCAACCTGCTGATTTATGCAGAGAAAGAGGTAGGATGCTGCTATCTGTCCTCACAGGGATATCAAAAttgtcctgagcagccagctGTGTGTCCTGCCCCACAAATGTGCTCCTGACCAAGGCCACATCCTTCTAGTCTTAGTGTCTGGTGGCTGCTTTGTGCAGCCCATTGCTTGCCAGTTGAGACCACAGTCTAACAGGAACAAAATACCTCAAGACGACCAGTTTGTGCCATGTCAAATTTCCTGTTCTTGCAGGTGCTTAACATACTTTATAGTTTGATTACTGGGTCCCTTCATGTGTAATTAGCAAAGCTGCGTGCCTCCATTGCTCCCCTTCCCCAATATGAATCTCTGATGGAGGAAATCTGCTGAACCCCAGGGAGGTGGTTCTCACTGCCTCATGTTTCTGCTTGTATCCTGGGGACAGAAGAAAATCCACAGTTTCTTCCACTTCCAGATTATAAGGCTGAATTTTGGGTCTCCATAGTTGTTCTGTCACTGGCCAGCACACATCCATTTGAAAATGGAGTTTCAAACTGGAGTTTGAAATGGTAACTACCTTTCTACTGCTTGTCCTTTCTCTCACTGAAATGGGATTGGATCCCAACAATTTACCCCATGCTGTTTTCTATCACATTTCCTCCTAGCCATTTTTTGAAAAGTGAGTGACCATTTGGAAAATCTTCCAGCTCTGACTTCTAAGAACATGTCCATCTTTTCACTGTCATGATGAAGCCTTGGTCTCTAGCACAACTACCTGTGGCAATTCCCTGAAATTGCtcttgtattaaaaataatgcagaaCTCTCTCTATACATCTCAAGTCTGATTTTAGGGTCAGTGACAAAATAACCACACCACCAATGCTGCATTCTTTACCACTCTACATCTAACAATTTTAACTCAGATCCTGTTTTATCTGTTCTCTCCAGCACACAATCCCACCCAGTGCTCACACTGCTTTTacctttgttttgatttccttcttgtGATGGTTGCCTTGCCATGTTTCTTGTACCTCTGTTCTATCTGGTTTCAGATCTGTATCAATACTTCCAGTTCCCCCATGTTTTTGCCATGTACCTCAGCATCAGTGTACAAACACAAGCATATTAGCTCTCACTTTCTGTTTCCTGACCCATCTATACAGAAGTCTGCCAACATCTgacctttttaaaaatcagttcctCAATTAGGGACCTATGGGATCAGCAGCAAAAGATGATAGTCACAGGAGGGTGAGAAACAGGAAAACCACTTTAAGCTGTTGTGGCCCCTCAGTGCTTTCCAAGGTGAGGAACCAGATCCCTGGGGGATAGACAGGCTCTCTTTCTGTATGAAAAATTGCTCTGACGTAATTTTGCTGAATAGTGAAGGCTGCTTTATCTGACAGATGTGGTTTGTGAAAAAAGAGAGCTTGTGGCCAGAATGGTCCATGCAGGAACCTGTAAATATTACGTAGCAAAACTACCAGACAAACTTGCTGAGAGCCAAAATTCTTTGTTTAAGGTAGGGGTCTGGGGAATGAAGAATAAcaatacttaaaaaaacaaccttGGTAATCCACTTTAATTTTGTAACTTTTAACTGACTTGACATCACAACTTGTGAAATCATTACAACTAATGTACCTTATGGAAGACATGGCATTGGGTAAAAAAATCCAGCCTAATAAAACTACATCAATTCATGCCAACTGCATGTTTTCTCCTTCAACACTTTCAAATACTCTATTTGTAAATCAGAGTGAATTGTTACTGTTCTAGGACAGCTTGACAACTCTTGGAGTACTGATGAAGGGCAGGGCATGGATACTATTAGAAAATTGTCAGGAAAGCTGCAAAAAAgacacacttttaaaaaattgcttgagTTTTAATATTAccaaagtatttattttaagatgGAGACACTGCCTGTTTAATCCACTTTATCTTTTCGTTTGTGGGTTGGATAAAGTTCAGCCACTAGAAAAATGCTAGGACATAAATACTATGGCAATCATTCACGTAAGTGACAAGCTTAAACCCACTTCCCATAACCAAGAATAAGATGGAAAGCAAGATAAGTAATTCtacttttcctcctttttctgtaAATCTTACTTGAAAGAGATTCCTTGGGACACAGATTTCCAAGATATGAGGAGCAGGTCTGGGAGTGTAAGATCAGTACTTTCTGGCATATGACACCCCTCAAGAAGGGCCCCCTGTATCCTACTGCCTCCCACACAGCCTGCAAGAAAGGGAGCTtatccctgccagccctccagGTAGGCAGGTGCAGCAGGAGTAGTTCTTGcttccacagcctccctgggctcACCCACAGGTTTCCTTGGCTACAAACCCAGTCATCCCCTCTGGCAAGCCAACTTCCACATGTACCATAACAGGTCTTTGATGCTACAGCCAGCCATGTCCACTTCTCTTTGCTGAAGGACCTTGAACAAAAGCAGGCCATGGAACAAAATATTCACTGCTAATTTTGTGTAAAGAAAACTATCCATTTGCGGCTTCCTATTTTGCCAAAATGCCACAGAAATAACAGTTAGAGAAGGTGCTAACTGAATTcatagttttcttttcttttcagatcactgagagaataattattttatttgtcgTGATCAACAGTCAGGAAGAAGTTCAAGGGAAATATGTcgtctgtgttttatttttcctttggaatttATTAGATGTGGTCAGGTAAGGGGTCAACATCAAAACCACACGGAAAAAACGGGTTATTCTTGCCAGCTGAACTCTACCCCCATTGTGCAGCAGGCTCATTTAATTGTTTCAGAATTGGCAAAGCATATTatccatttttaaataaaagcttgAACATTTTAAGTTACCTAATGATTTTTACAAAAATCCACATGGTTAAGATGCAGAGTAATATACAGATGTAAGATAGAATAATGCATTAGCAGACTGCATTAATATTTGTAGTTCAAAGGCtttgacattttaaagaaaaatttagaaggaaatcacAACTACCTTCTGGAGAACAGCAATTCCTGAAACCATCCTGGTTGCCATTACAACCCTGTTgctttattatatattatttattatatatttacattatttatattatatttatatcaTATTCATAtcatatttatattatttattatatatttatattatttattatatattatttattatacattattttatttttttatccacTTTGATCCAAGATTGATGGCACCGTaaggcagcaccagcagaacTTCTTGCAAAGGCAGGAAGACTATTCTGGTTGATTGCACTGTGCTTTCCAAAAAGCCAAGAGCTCCTACTCCTGATGGAGGAGACTGAGTTTTGGTGTAGTAGGGCATATATCACACCACAAGAACAACACATACTTCTCATATGTAATGTAAGCCTCTATGCACCTCAGTTTGTAGGCTTGTAACAtgtaaatacaaaattttaagAAGACAGCTCTCACAGCAACTCATGTATTGcagcaaaacttttttttcttgataaaaTGCCTTTCTGctaatttaaatatattgctTAGGGCACTGACTGAAGAATATAGTTTTAGGCAGCAAAGGAAACTTATGTTATAAAAGAGATAAGAAACAGGAAAGTGTCAGAAAGAATTAATAAAGATTTTAAGTCAGCTTCAGagtatttcaaaatacattctAATAGGCTGCTGCTTGTATGAATTGATTATACTTCCCTCCCATTTCTTCTTGAAGTTTGTAAAACTAAAACAGTAGAACCTAATCTGAAAAGAAGGGGT
This window encodes:
- the HACD4 gene encoding very-long-chain (3R)-3-hydroxyacyl-CoA dehydratase 4; translated protein: MNMYLFVYDLMQFCGHSWIFTNMIIRFMTFGKDSLADTFHSIGLVMRLCQLLSVLEILHILIGIDKGHLLPRFLQITERIIILFVVINSQEEVQGKYVVCVLFFLWNLLDVVRYTYNMLARMDIYYLPLTWLNFSLCIPLYPLSVLAKGFAICVSLPYFESFGTYSIKLPFPFSFSIYFPYVLKMYLIVLFAGMCFIIRNLFSERMAHLGTGSIKNKRS